A single window of Motacilla alba alba isolate MOTALB_02 chromosome 12, Motacilla_alba_V1.0_pri, whole genome shotgun sequence DNA harbors:
- the DAG1 gene encoding dystroglycan — protein MTVGCLLQPPVLGRTWLPVLLLAASAHCHWPSEPAEVVRDWENQLEASMHSVLSDLRETVPAVVGIPDSSAVVGRYFRVSIPTDLIASNGEVVQISEAGKDSLPSWLHWNAESSSLEGLPLDTDKGVHYISVTTLQPFPNGSYVPQTTNVFSVEVHQEDHNEPQSVRVAVQDTSDTAPFVCGSEEPVTILTVILDADLTKMTPKQRIELLNRMRSFSEVELHNMKLVPVVNNRLFDMSAFMAGPGNAKKVVENGALLSWKLGCSLSQNSVPNISKVEAPAKEGTMSARLGYPVVGWHIANKKPHLPKRMRRQINATPTPLTAIGPPTTAAQEPPTRIVPTPTSPAIAPPTETTAPPVREPIPLPRKPTVTIRTRGPIVQTPTLGPIQPTRVAEGTGTASVPIRPTMPGYVEPTAVITPPSTTTKKPRVSTLKPATPSTTDSSTAITRRPTRRPKTPRPTKPPSTTRSPISKLTTASPPSRVRTTASGLPRPWEPNEPPKLTNHIDRVDAWEGTYFEVKIPSDTFYDKEDTTTDKLQLTLKLKEQQMIEENSWVQFNSTSQLMYGMPDHNHIGKHEYFMYATDKGGLFAVDAFEIHVHKRPHGDKSPVKFKARLEGDHNAVVNDIHKKIMLVKKLALAFGDRNSSTITVQDIAKGSIVVEWTNNTLPLEPCPREQIRTLSKKIADDSGRPSPAFSNVLQPEFKPLNVSVVGSGSCRHIQFVPVTKDGRVISEATPTVAAGKDPEKSSEDDVYLHTVIPAVVVAAILLVAGIIAMICYRKKRKGKLTIEDQATFIKKGVPIIFADELDDSKPPPSSSMPLILQEEKAPLPPPEYPNQSMPETTPLNQDTIGEYTPLRDEDPNAPPYQPPPPFTAPMEGKGSRPKNMTPYRSPPPYVPP, from the exons ATGACTGTTGGATGCCTACTGCAaccccctgtgctggggaggacTTGGCtccccgtgctgctgctggcagcctctgctcactGCCACTGGCCCAGCGAGCCGGCAGAAGTGGTTCGGGACTGGGAGAACCAGCTGGAGGCCTCCATGCACTCGGTGCTCTCGGACCTGCGGGAGACTGTGCCGGCGGTGGTGGGCATACCCGACAGCTCTGCCGTGGTGGGACGCTACTTCAGAGTCTCCATCCCCACAGATTTAATTGCTTCCAATGGAGAGGTTGTCCAG ATCTCTGAAGCTGGGAAGGACTCCTTGCCTTCTTGGTTGCACTGGaatgcagagagcagctccctggaagGGCTGCCCCTTGACACGGACAAGGGTGTCCACTACATCTCGGTGACCACTCTGCAGCCCTTCCCGAATGGGAGCTATGTCCCACAGACCACAAACGTCTTCTCCGTTGAGGTCCACCAAGAGGACCACAACGAGCCTCAGTCGGTGCGAGTGGCCGTCCAAGACACGAGTGACACAGCGCCCTTCGTCTGTGGCTCAGAAGAGCCCGTCACTATCCTGACTGTCATTTTGGATGCCGACTTAACAAAAATGACACCAAAGCAGAGGATTGAACTCTTAAACAGAATGAGAAGCTTTTCAGAGGTGGAACTTCACAACATGAAGTTGGTTCCTGTTGTAAATAACAGACTCTTTGACATGTCAGCTTTCATGGCTGGACCAGGAAATGCAAAGAAGGTGGTGGAAAACGGGGCCTTACTCTCATGGAAACTGGGATGTTCCCTGAGCCAAAACAGCGTCCCCAACATCAGCAAGGTGGAGGCTCCAGCTAAGGAAGGAACCATGTCTGCCCGCCTTGGCTACCCGGTTGTTGGCTGGCACATTGCTAACAAGAAACCTCACCTCCCAAAGAGGATGCGGCGGCAGATCAACGCCACCCCTACGCCTTTGACTGCCATCGGGCCGCCCACCACTGCCGCACAAGAGCCGCCCACCAGGATTGTCCCCACCCCGACGTCGCCAGCCATCGCGCCTCCCACAGAGACAACGGCACCCCCTGTCCGGGAGCCCATTCCACTGCCGAGGAAGCCAACAGTCACCATCAGAACCAGAGGCCCCATTGTCCAGACGCCCACGCTGGGGCCAATCCAGCCAACCAGGGTAGCAGAAGGCACGGGCACGGCCTCCGTGCCGATTCGCCCCACGATGCCTGGGTACGTAGAGCCCACAGCGGTGATCACACCGCCCTCAACTACCACCAAGAAGCCGAGAGTCTCCACCCTGAAGCCAGCCACGCCGTCCACGACAGATTCCTCCACGGCAATAACACGAAGGCCCACTCGAAGGCCCAAAACACCCCGTCCAACAAAGCCTCCCAGCACAACCAGATCGCCCATCTCCAAGCTGACAACAGCCTCTCCGCCGTCCCGCGTGCGCACCACAGCCAGCGGGCTGCCCCGGCCCTGGGAGCCAAACGAGCCACCCAAGCTGACGAACCACATCGACAGGGTCGATGCCTGGGAGGGCACGTACTTCGAGGTTAAGATACCATCAGACACCTTCTACGACAAGGAGGACACCACCACTGACAAGCTGCAGCTGACCTTgaagctgaaggagcagcagatgaTTGAGGAGAATTCATGGGTGCAGTTCAACAGCACCAGCCAGCTCATGTATGGCATGCCAGACCACAACCACATTGGGAAGCATGAGTACTTCATGTATGCCACCGACAAGGGCGGGCTTTTTGCCGTGGATGCTTTTGAAATCCATGTCCACAAACGCCCACATGGGGACAAGTCTCCGGTgaagttcaaggccaggctggaaggggacCACAATGCAGTGGTGAATGACATCCATAAGAAGATCATGCTGGTGAAGAAGCTGGCTCTGGCATTCGGCGACAGGAACAGCAGTACAATCACAGTGCAGGACATCGCCAAAGGCTCCATCGTAGTGGAGTGGACCAACAACACGCTGCCCCTGGAGCCTTGCCCTCGGGAGCAGATCCGGACTTTGAGCAAAAAAATTGCGGATGACTCCGGCAGGCCGAGCCCAGCTTTCTCCAATGTCCTGCAGCCTGAGTTCAAGCCTCTGAATGTGTCTGTGGTCGGTTCCGGCAGCTGCAGGCACATCCAGTTTGTCCCCGTGACCAAGGACGGCAGGGTGATCTCAGAGGCCACGCCAACGGTGGCAGCGGGCAAAGACCCCGAGAAGAGCAGCGAGGACGATGTGTACCTGCACACCGTCATCCCTGCCGTGGTGGTGGCCGCCATCCTCCTCGTGGCTGGCATCATTGCCATGATCTGCTACCGCAAGAAGAGGAAAGGCAAGCTGACCATCGAAGACCAAGCCACCTTCATAAAGAAAGGCGTGCCCATCATCTTCGCCGACGAGCTGGATGACTCCAAGCCCCCGCCGTCCTCCAGCATGCCCCTCATCCTCCAGGAGGAGaaagcccctctgccccctccagAGTACCCCAACCAGAGCATGCCGGAGACCACGCCGCTCAACCAGGACACCATCGGGGAGTACACTCCGCTGCGGGACGAGGACCCCAACGCGCCGCCCTACCAGCCTCCCCCGCCCTTCACGGCACCCATGGAGGGGAAAGGCTCCCGCCCGAAGAACATGACCCCCTACAGGTCCCCACCTCCCTACGTGCCCCCTTAA